Proteins from one Streptomyces caniferus genomic window:
- a CDS encoding LysE family translocator codes for MDGQLIAFTGVAAGMVAMPGADFAVVVRNALDSRRAGVATAVGVAGGLLVHTALAVAGLAAVLVAVPALLGAVQLLGGVYLLYLGIRALAAVLRRPPAAARRTSGPAADAPADGPRPAALLGTAQGLRQGFLTNALNPKAPVLFLSLLPQFVPAGAPALPRTLLLATMIVVMALVWFPLVALLVDRLGVWLRRPSVARALEATTGALLTVLGGILLVELALA; via the coding sequence ATGGACGGACAGCTGATCGCCTTCACCGGAGTCGCCGCTGGCATGGTCGCCATGCCGGGCGCGGACTTCGCGGTCGTGGTGCGCAATGCCCTCGACTCGCGGCGGGCGGGGGTGGCGACCGCCGTCGGAGTCGCGGGCGGGCTGCTGGTGCACACCGCACTGGCGGTGGCCGGGCTCGCGGCGGTACTGGTCGCCGTGCCCGCGCTCCTGGGCGCCGTCCAACTCCTCGGCGGCGTCTACCTGTTGTATCTCGGCATCCGCGCCCTGGCCGCGGTCCTCCGCCGCCCGCCGGCCGCGGCGCGGCGCACGTCCGGACCCGCTGCCGACGCACCGGCCGACGGCCCCCGGCCCGCCGCTCTCCTGGGTACCGCACAAGGTCTGCGCCAGGGCTTCCTGACCAATGCGCTCAACCCCAAGGCCCCGGTCCTCTTCCTCAGCCTGCTTCCGCAGTTCGTCCCGGCGGGAGCGCCCGCGCTGCCCCGAACCCTGCTGCTCGCGACGATGATCGTCGTCATGGCGCTGGTGTGGTTCCCGCTCGTCGCGCTGCTGGTCGACCGGCTGGGCGTCTGGTTGCGCCGTCCCTCGGTGGCCCGCGCGCTGGAAGCCACCACCGGAGCGCTGCTCACGGTCCTGGGCGGCATCCTGCTCGTCGAGCTGGCGCTGGCCTGA
- the bioB gene encoding biotin synthase BioB produces the protein MDLLNTLVDKGLRRELPTREEALAVLATSDDELLDVVAAAGKVRRQWFGRRVKLNYLVNLKSGLCPEDCSYCSQRLGSKAEILKYTWLKPDDASKAAAAGVAGGAKRVCLVASGRGPTDKDVDRVSETISTIKEQNEGVEVCACLGLLSDGQAGRLRAAGADAYNHNLNTSEATYGDICTTHDFSDRVSTVQQAQAAGMSACSGLIAGMGESDADLVDVVFALRDLDPDSVPVNFLIPFEGTPLAKEWNLTPQRALRILAMVRFVCPDIEVRLAGGREVHLRSLQPLALHLVNSIFLGDYLTSEGQAGKDDLAMIEDAGFEVEGTDTTTLPEHRRQDSGEAADPAEAADGETGDPAATVPAPSDETRRDLVSVRRRGAGTDLPPNA, from the coding sequence ATGGACCTGCTGAACACACTGGTGGACAAGGGACTGCGGCGCGAGTTGCCGACCCGCGAAGAGGCGCTGGCCGTGCTGGCGACCTCTGATGACGAACTGCTCGATGTCGTGGCCGCGGCCGGAAAGGTACGCCGTCAGTGGTTCGGGCGGCGGGTCAAACTCAACTACCTCGTCAACCTCAAGTCGGGCCTGTGCCCCGAGGACTGCTCGTACTGCTCCCAGCGGCTGGGGTCGAAGGCCGAGATCCTCAAGTACACCTGGCTCAAGCCCGACGACGCCTCCAAGGCGGCGGCCGCCGGGGTGGCCGGCGGTGCCAAGCGCGTCTGTCTGGTGGCCAGTGGCCGTGGCCCGACGGACAAGGACGTGGACCGCGTCTCGGAGACCATCTCCACCATCAAGGAGCAGAACGAGGGCGTCGAGGTGTGCGCCTGCCTCGGTCTGCTGTCCGACGGTCAGGCCGGGCGGCTGCGCGCGGCGGGCGCCGATGCGTACAACCACAACCTCAACACCTCGGAAGCCACCTACGGCGACATCTGCACCACGCACGACTTCTCGGACCGGGTCTCCACCGTCCAGCAGGCCCAGGCGGCCGGCATGTCGGCCTGCTCCGGGCTGATCGCCGGTATGGGGGAGAGCGACGCCGATCTCGTCGATGTGGTCTTCGCGCTGCGCGACCTGGACCCGGACTCCGTCCCGGTGAACTTTCTGATCCCCTTCGAGGGCACTCCGCTCGCCAAGGAATGGAACCTCACCCCGCAGCGGGCCCTGCGCATCCTGGCGATGGTGCGGTTCGTCTGCCCGGACATCGAGGTACGGCTGGCCGGCGGCCGTGAGGTGCATCTGCGCAGTCTGCAGCCGCTCGCGCTGCACCTGGTCAACTCCATCTTCCTCGGCGACTACCTGACCAGCGAGGGGCAGGCCGGCAAGGACGACCTCGCGATGATCGAGGACGCCGGCTTCGAGGTCGAGGGCACCGACACCACGACGCTGCCCGAGCACCGCAGGCAGGACTCCGGCGAGGCGGCCGACCCGGCCGAGGCCGCCGACGGCGAGACCGGGGACCCGGCCGCCACCGTTCCGGCACCCTCCGACGAGACCCGCCGCGATCTGGTCTCGGTGCGCCGCCGCGGCGCCGGTACCGACCTTCCGCCCAATGCCTGA
- a CDS encoding C40 family peptidase → MTVRMHTPNLLARAGTVTALTLVTLGGTTVAPGAAGNAEAASVSVHALRIAASKSGAPYRYGAQGPHAFDCSGLTLYSFKRAGRALPRTAAAQYGRTRHIPAGARRRGDLVFFHSRSGIYHVGIYAGRGRMWHAPKAGSVVRLERIWSRSVWYGRVG, encoded by the coding sequence ATGACCGTGCGCATGCATACGCCGAATTTGCTGGCGCGCGCCGGCACCGTCACCGCTCTGACGCTGGTCACGCTCGGCGGGACCACCGTCGCGCCAGGAGCGGCCGGTAATGCCGAAGCCGCGTCCGTGTCCGTCCATGCGTTGCGGATCGCGGCTTCCAAGAGCGGAGCTCCCTACCGGTACGGCGCCCAGGGGCCGCACGCCTTCGACTGTTCGGGGCTGACGCTGTACTCGTTCAAGCGCGCCGGCCGGGCCCTGCCACGCACCGCCGCGGCGCAGTACGGCCGCACCCGGCACATCCCGGCCGGCGCGCGCCGACGCGGCGATCTGGTCTTCTTCCATTCGCGCAGCGGCATCTACCACGTCGGCATCTACGCGGGCCGGGGCCGGATGTGGCATGCGCCCAAGGCCGGGAGCGTGGTGCGGCTGGAGCGGATCTGGAGCCGTTCCGTCTGGTACGGGCGGGTGGGCTGA
- a CDS encoding LysR family transcriptional regulator codes for MYDPTRLAALVAVAEAGSITRAAARLGYTAPALSQQLAKLERETGAALLVRHHRGARLTAAGELLLVRARRVLDELDQARHELSRLAGLSGGLLRVGTFMTAGTHLLPPALSAFRRAHPDVELSVTEYVPPQAAGAVALGEVDLALTHEYVPGEAMPAPEGVRLEPLLTEELVLVTAPGHALSAGSGRLPLAELAGQPLVSMAPANPNRREVEAALAAAGASVAVRCESPSYAVVCALVSAGLGVAVVPEMVAEGSMTPLGVRRLDPPELHRRISVAYRPGGTPAADTLRALLRGAFIRHSPAP; via the coding sequence ATGTACGACCCCACGCGGCTGGCCGCCCTGGTAGCGGTGGCGGAGGCCGGTTCGATCACCCGGGCCGCGGCCCGGCTGGGCTACACGGCGCCCGCGCTCTCCCAGCAGCTCGCCAAGCTGGAGCGGGAGACCGGGGCGGCCCTGCTGGTGCGCCACCACCGCGGGGCGCGGCTGACGGCGGCCGGTGAGCTGCTGCTCGTACGCGCCCGGCGGGTCCTCGACGAGCTGGACCAGGCGCGGCACGAGCTGTCCCGGCTGGCGGGGCTGTCCGGCGGGCTGCTGCGGGTCGGCACGTTCATGACCGCAGGCACCCATCTGCTGCCGCCCGCGCTCAGCGCGTTCCGGCGGGCGCACCCCGATGTGGAGCTGAGCGTGACGGAGTACGTACCGCCGCAGGCGGCGGGGGCGGTGGCACTGGGCGAGGTGGATCTGGCGCTGACGCACGAGTACGTGCCGGGCGAGGCGATGCCGGCGCCGGAGGGGGTGCGTCTGGAGCCGCTGCTGACCGAGGAGCTGGTGCTGGTGACGGCGCCCGGTCACGCCCTGTCGGCGGGCTCCGGACGGCTGCCGCTCGCCGAGCTGGCCGGTCAGCCGCTGGTCAGCATGGCGCCGGCGAACCCCAACCGACGCGAGGTGGAGGCCGCGCTGGCGGCCGCCGGGGCGAGTGTGGCGGTGCGCTGTGAGTCGCCGAGCTATGCGGTGGTGTGCGCGCTGGTGAGCGCGGGGCTCGGGGTGGCGGTGGTCCCGGAGATGGTGGCGGAGGGGTCGATGACGCCGCTGGGGGTCCGGCGGCTCGATCCGCCGGAGCTGCACCGCCGGATCTCGGTGGCCTACCGCCCCGGCGGCACCCCGGCCGCGGACACCCTGCGTGCCCTGTTGCGCGGGGCCTTCATCCGCCACTCCCCCGCGCCGTGA
- a CDS encoding 8-amino-7-oxononanoate synthase, protein MPQDSAPSLLRDTAPARLAEPATEPARPAYGAAFDWLDAAGEARRDAGLVRTLRPRPADSPLLDLAGNDYLGLARHPEVTRGAAEAAHRWGAGATGSRLVTGSTELHARLETELAEFCGFEAALVLSSGYAANLAAVTALTAPGTLIVSDAGNHASLIDGCRLSRARTEVAPHADPEAVRAALTGHDGRALVVTDAVFSVDGDAAPLPALAEACRTRGAGLLVDDAHGLGVLGEGGRGAPWAAGLAGDGDVVTTVTLSKSLGSQGGVVLGPARVIEHLVNTARSFIFDTGLAPAAVGGALAALRLLRREPQRADRAVAVAQGLYDRLTAAGLTAVRPDAAVISVRAPSPEAALRWAADCRTAGLAVGCFRPPSVPDGISRLRLTARADLTDAQLDRAVGTIVATAPLD, encoded by the coding sequence ATGCCGCAGGACTCCGCCCCGTCGCTGCTTCGCGACACCGCCCCGGCGAGGCTCGCCGAGCCCGCGACCGAGCCGGCCCGTCCGGCGTACGGCGCGGCCTTCGACTGGCTCGATGCGGCCGGCGAGGCACGCCGTGACGCCGGACTCGTGCGCACCCTGCGCCCCCGCCCGGCCGACTCCCCGCTGCTGGATCTGGCCGGCAACGACTACCTCGGACTCGCCCGGCACCCCGAGGTCACCCGTGGCGCGGCCGAGGCCGCGCACCGCTGGGGCGCCGGCGCGACCGGCTCCCGGCTGGTCACCGGCAGCACCGAACTGCACGCGCGGCTGGAGACGGAACTCGCGGAGTTCTGCGGCTTCGAGGCCGCTTTGGTGCTGTCCTCCGGTTATGCCGCAAATCTTGCCGCGGTCACCGCGCTCACCGCCCCCGGCACCCTGATCGTCTCCGACGCCGGCAACCACGCCTCCCTCATCGACGGCTGCCGGCTCTCCCGGGCCCGTACCGAAGTCGCCCCGCACGCCGACCCCGAGGCCGTGCGCGCCGCGCTGACCGGCCACGACGGCCGGGCACTCGTCGTGACCGACGCGGTGTTCTCGGTCGACGGGGACGCCGCGCCGCTCCCCGCGCTGGCCGAGGCCTGCCGGACACGGGGCGCCGGACTCCTCGTCGACGACGCACACGGCCTGGGCGTGCTGGGCGAGGGGGGCCGCGGCGCGCCGTGGGCGGCCGGTCTCGCCGGTGACGGTGATGTGGTGACCACCGTGACGCTCTCCAAGTCGCTCGGCTCCCAGGGCGGTGTGGTGCTCGGCCCGGCCCGGGTCATCGAGCATCTGGTCAACACCGCCCGGTCGTTCATCTTCGACACCGGTCTCGCCCCGGCGGCGGTCGGCGGCGCCCTCGCCGCGCTACGGCTGCTGCGCCGCGAACCGCAGCGTGCCGACCGGGCCGTCGCGGTCGCCCAGGGGCTGTACGACCGGCTGACGGCGGCGGGCCTGACGGCGGTCCGTCCGGACGCGGCGGTGATCTCCGTCCGTGCCCCCTCGCCGGAAGCGGCGCTCCGCTGGGCCGCCGACTGCCGTACGGCCGGACTCGCGGTCGGCTGTTTCCGGCCCCCGTCCGTCCCCGACGGGATCTCCCGGCTGCGGCTCACCGCCCGCGCGGACCTGACGGATGCTCAGCTCGACCGGGCGGTGGGCACGATCGTGGCCACCGCGCCGCTGGACTGA
- a CDS encoding type II toxin-antitoxin system Phd/YefM family antitoxin: MAYEIPVTQARAELADLINRVVYGGERVVVTRHGKPLVALVSAADLQLLEELGRREEGSEDEQVISTVSSVRQLPSAPGERRRFGIAAEHRDPAAGDRRPGRES; this comes from the coding sequence ATGGCCTACGAAATTCCGGTGACGCAAGCTCGTGCGGAGCTGGCAGATCTGATCAACCGTGTTGTCTACGGCGGTGAGCGGGTGGTCGTCACCCGCCACGGCAAGCCGCTGGTCGCGCTGGTGTCCGCCGCTGACCTGCAGCTACTCGAAGAGCTGGGGCGGCGTGAAGAGGGCTCGGAGGACGAGCAGGTGATCAGCACGGTCTCGTCCGTGCGGCAGCTCCCGTCCGCTCCGGGCGAACGGCGGCGCTTCGGGATCGCGGCAGAACACCGCGACCCGGCTGCCGGGGACCGGCGGCCGGGTCGCGAGAGTTGA
- a CDS encoding ATP-dependent Clp protease proteolytic subunit, which produces MLRPTARYVLPEFTERTSQGTRTMDPYSKLLGERIIFLGTPIDDTSANDVMAQFIHLEHAAPEQDISLYINSPGGSFTAMTAIYDTMRFVSCDVETVCLGQAASSAAVLLAAGTPGKRLALPGARILIHQPSFSEPIQGQASDLQIQAQEMLRTRDLLEEMLAQHTGQPRERIATDIERDKIFDARAAQEYGLIDQITRTRKQSALQPMAR; this is translated from the coding sequence ATGCTGCGACCGACGGCCCGCTATGTCCTTCCGGAGTTCACCGAGCGCACCTCGCAGGGGACGCGCACCATGGACCCGTATTCCAAGCTGCTCGGCGAGCGGATCATCTTCCTGGGCACCCCGATCGACGACACCTCGGCCAACGATGTGATGGCGCAGTTCATCCACCTCGAACATGCCGCGCCCGAGCAGGACATCTCGCTCTACATCAACTCCCCCGGCGGCTCCTTCACCGCGATGACCGCCATCTACGACACGATGCGCTTCGTGTCGTGCGACGTGGAGACCGTCTGCCTGGGGCAGGCCGCCTCCTCCGCCGCGGTGCTGCTGGCCGCCGGCACACCCGGAAAACGACTGGCCCTGCCCGGCGCCCGGATCCTGATCCATCAGCCGTCGTTCAGCGAACCGATCCAGGGACAGGCCAGCGACCTGCAGATCCAGGCGCAGGAGATGCTGCGCACCCGCGACCTGCTGGAGGAGATGCTGGCGCAGCACACCGGACAGCCCCGCGAGCGGATCGCCACCGATATCGAGCGCGACAAGATCTTCGATGCCCGCGCCGCCCAGGAGTACGGCCTGATCGACCAGATCACCCGCACCCGCAAGCAGTCGGCGCTCCAGCCCATGGCCCGGTGA
- a CDS encoding urease subunit gamma: MQLTPHEQERLMIHVAADVAEKRRSRGVKLNHPESIALLTVHILEGARDGRTVAELMSSGRKVLTRDEVMDGVPEMIHDVQVEATFPDGTKLVTVHEPIN, from the coding sequence ATGCAACTGACCCCGCATGAACAAGAACGCTTGATGATTCATGTGGCGGCAGACGTGGCCGAAAAACGCCGTTCCCGGGGGGTGAAGCTGAACCATCCGGAATCGATTGCACTGCTGACCGTGCACATCCTCGAAGGCGCACGGGACGGCCGCACCGTCGCCGAGCTCATGTCCTCCGGTCGCAAGGTGCTCACCCGCGACGAGGTCATGGACGGCGTCCCCGAGATGATCCACGACGTGCAGGTCGAGGCCACCTTCCCCGACGGCACCAAGCTCGTCACCGTTCACGAACCCATCAACTGA
- a CDS encoding adenosylmethionine--8-amino-7-oxononanoate transaminase yields the protein MPEPLTPGALLALDRQHVWHPYGPMPGTAAPLLVESASGVRLRLGEPVEGRDELVDGMSSWWSAVHGYNHPVLNDAARDQLGRMSHVMFGGLTHEPAVRLAKRLVDLTPEPLQHVFLADSGSVSVEVAVKMCLQYWRSLGKPRKQRLLTWRGGYHGDTWQPMSVCDPDGGMHELWQGVLPRQIFADTPPAGFDAEPDEAYAAHLRELIGRHAEELAAVIVEPVVQGAGGMSFHSPEYLRVLREACDEHGVLLVFDEIATGFGRTGALFAAEHAGVAPDVMCLGKALTGGYMTLAATLCTTAIADGISRGALPVLAHGPTFMGNPLAAAVADASIELLLAQDWAQEVKRIEAGLRNGLAPAAGIAGVREVRVLGAIGVVQLDHEVDMAAATRAAVREGVWLRPFRDLIYTMPPYITGDDDVARICAAVCAAAREG from the coding sequence ATGCCTGAGCCACTCACCCCGGGCGCCCTGCTCGCGCTCGACCGGCAGCATGTGTGGCATCCGTACGGGCCGATGCCCGGCACCGCCGCACCGCTGCTGGTCGAGTCGGCTTCCGGCGTCCGGCTGCGGCTGGGCGAACCGGTCGAGGGCCGGGACGAGTTGGTGGACGGGATGTCCTCCTGGTGGTCGGCGGTGCACGGCTACAACCACCCGGTGCTCAATGACGCCGCGCGGGACCAGCTGGGGCGGATGAGTCATGTGATGTTCGGCGGGCTCACCCACGAGCCCGCCGTGCGGCTGGCGAAGCGGCTGGTCGACCTGACCCCGGAGCCGCTGCAGCACGTCTTTCTCGCCGACTCGGGTTCGGTGTCGGTCGAGGTCGCGGTCAAGATGTGCCTGCAGTACTGGCGCTCGCTCGGCAAGCCGCGCAAGCAGCGGCTGTTGACCTGGCGGGGCGGCTACCACGGCGACACCTGGCAGCCGATGTCGGTCTGCGATCCGGACGGCGGTATGCACGAGCTGTGGCAGGGGGTGCTGCCGCGGCAGATCTTCGCGGACACACCACCGGCCGGTTTCGACGCCGAGCCCGACGAGGCGTACGCGGCACATCTGCGGGAGCTGATCGGCCGGCACGCCGAGGAGCTGGCGGCGGTGATCGTGGAGCCCGTGGTGCAGGGGGCGGGCGGGATGTCGTTCCACTCCCCCGAGTATCTGCGGGTGCTGCGCGAGGCCTGTGATGAGCACGGCGTCCTGCTCGTCTTCGACGAGATCGCCACCGGCTTCGGACGTACGGGCGCGCTGTTCGCCGCCGAACACGCCGGGGTCGCACCGGATGTGATGTGCCTCGGCAAGGCGCTGACCGGCGGATATATGACCCTGGCGGCGACGTTGTGCACGACGGCCATCGCGGACGGCATCTCGCGCGGGGCCCTGCCGGTGCTGGCGCACGGCCCCACCTTCATGGGAAATCCGCTCGCCGCCGCCGTCGCCGACGCCTCGATCGAACTGCTGCTGGCCCAGGACTGGGCGCAGGAGGTCAAGCGGATCGAGGCCGGGCTGCGGAACGGTCTGGCGCCGGCCGCGGGCATCGCCGGGGTGCGCGAGGTGCGCGTACTGGGCGCGATCGGTGTCGTCCAGCTCGACCACGAGGTGGACATGGCCGCCGCGACCCGGGCGGCGGTCCGGGAGGGCGTATGGCTGCGCCCGTTCCGGGATCTGATCTACACCATGCCGCCGTACATCACCGGTGACGACGATGTGGCCCGCATCTGTGCCGCGGTGTGCGCGGCGGCCCGCGAGGGCTGA
- a CDS encoding urease subunit alpha — MAELTRQAYADLFGPTAGDRIRLADTDLVIEITEDRSGGPGRAGDEAVFGGGKVIRESMGQSRATRAEGTPDTVITGAVVLDHWGIVKADVGIRDGRITALGKAGNPDTMDGVHPDLVIGPETEVIAGNGKILTAGGIDTHVHFICPQQADEALASGVTTLVGGGTGPAEGSKATTITPGAWHLARMFESMDSLPVNVGLLGKGNTTSLASMRDQLRAGVLGFKIHEDWGATPAVIDACLRICDESGAQLAIHTDTLNEAGFLGDTLAAIAGRSIHAFHVEGAGGGHAPDMIAMVSEPNVLPASTNPTRPHTVNTVEEHLDMLMVCHHLNPAVPEDLAFAESRIRPSTIAAEDILHDLGAISIMASDAQAMGRIGEVVLRTWQTAHVMKRRRGALPGDGGADNHRARRYVAKYTINAAIAQGIDHVVGSVEDGKLADLVLWDPAFFGVKPQLVIKGGQIAYAQMGDANASIPTPQPVLPRPMFGATGRAPGSNSVNFVSRQALDDALPERLALAKPFEAIHSTRGRAKADMRNNDALPRVHVDPDTFTVTIDGEVVEPQPAAELPMAQRYFLF; from the coding sequence ATGGCTGAGCTGACGCGCCAGGCGTACGCCGATCTCTTCGGCCCGACCGCCGGCGACCGGATCCGGCTCGCCGACACCGACCTGGTCATCGAGATCACCGAAGACCGGTCGGGCGGGCCCGGCCGGGCCGGTGACGAGGCCGTCTTCGGCGGCGGCAAGGTGATCCGCGAGTCGATGGGCCAGTCCCGCGCCACCCGCGCCGAGGGCACCCCCGACACCGTGATCACCGGCGCGGTCGTGCTGGACCACTGGGGCATCGTCAAGGCCGATGTCGGCATCCGCGACGGGCGGATCACCGCCCTGGGCAAGGCCGGCAACCCCGACACCATGGACGGCGTCCACCCCGATCTGGTCATCGGCCCCGAGACCGAGGTCATCGCCGGCAACGGCAAGATCCTCACGGCCGGCGGCATCGACACCCACGTCCACTTCATCTGTCCCCAGCAGGCGGACGAGGCGCTGGCCTCCGGTGTCACCACGCTCGTCGGCGGCGGCACCGGCCCGGCCGAGGGCAGCAAGGCCACCACCATCACCCCCGGCGCCTGGCACCTTGCCCGGATGTTCGAGTCGATGGACTCGCTGCCGGTCAACGTCGGTCTGCTCGGCAAGGGCAACACCACCTCCCTCGCGTCGATGCGCGACCAGCTGCGGGCCGGCGTCCTCGGCTTCAAGATCCACGAGGACTGGGGCGCGACCCCCGCCGTCATCGACGCCTGCCTGCGGATCTGCGACGAGAGCGGCGCCCAGCTCGCGATCCACACCGACACCCTCAACGAAGCCGGATTCCTCGGCGACACCCTCGCCGCCATCGCCGGCCGCTCCATCCACGCCTTCCACGTCGAGGGCGCCGGCGGCGGTCATGCCCCCGACATGATCGCGATGGTCTCCGAGCCGAACGTGCTCCCGGCCTCCACCAACCCCACCCGGCCGCACACCGTCAACACCGTCGAGGAGCACCTCGACATGCTGATGGTCTGTCATCACCTCAACCCGGCCGTCCCCGAGGACCTGGCCTTCGCCGAGTCCCGGATCCGGCCCTCCACCATCGCGGCCGAGGACATCCTGCACGACCTCGGCGCCATCTCGATCATGGCCTCCGACGCCCAGGCCATGGGGCGGATCGGCGAGGTCGTGCTGCGGACGTGGCAGACCGCCCATGTCATGAAGCGCCGCCGCGGCGCCCTCCCGGGCGATGGCGGTGCGGACAACCACCGGGCCCGCCGCTATGTCGCCAAGTACACCATCAACGCGGCCATCGCCCAGGGCATCGACCATGTCGTCGGCTCCGTCGAGGACGGCAAGCTCGCCGACCTCGTGCTGTGGGACCCGGCGTTCTTCGGCGTCAAACCGCAGCTGGTCATCAAGGGCGGCCAGATCGCCTATGCGCAGATGGGCGACGCCAACGCCTCGATCCCCACGCCGCAGCCGGTGCTGCCCCGTCCGATGTTCGGTGCCACCGGCCGCGCCCCCGGCAGCAACTCGGTCAACTTCGTCTCCCGACAGGCCCTGGACGACGCGTTGCCCGAGCGCCTCGCGCTGGCCAAGCCCTTCGAGGCCATCCACAGCACCCGCGGCCGCGCCAAGGCCGATATGCGCAACAACGATGCCCTGCCCCGCGTCCATGTCGACCCCGACACCTTCACCGTGACCATCGACGGCGAGGTGGTCGAGCCGCAGCCCGCCGCCGAGCTGCCCATGGCCCAGCGGTACTTCCTCTTCTGA
- a CDS encoding urease subunit beta, whose translation MIPGQILYADEPVRLNEGLPLTRMTVLNAADRPVQVGSHYHFAEANPGLDFDRAAAHGKRLNVPAGSAVRFEPGIPTEVELVPLGGKRIVVGLRGETGGTLDG comes from the coding sequence ATGATCCCGGGACAGATCCTCTACGCCGACGAGCCGGTGCGCCTCAACGAAGGCCTTCCCCTCACGCGCATGACCGTCCTCAACGCCGCCGACCGCCCCGTCCAGGTCGGTTCCCACTACCACTTCGCCGAGGCCAATCCCGGCCTCGACTTCGACCGCGCGGCCGCGCACGGCAAGCGGCTGAACGTCCCGGCCGGCTCCGCCGTGCGCTTCGAGCCCGGCATCCCCACCGAGGTCGAACTCGTCCCCCTCGGGGGCAAGCGCATCGTCGTGGGCCTGCGGGGCGAGACCGGAGGCACCCTCGATGGCTGA
- a CDS encoding M28 family metallopeptidase, which yields MTRSTRIRRAALASGAVTALAATLFTAAGAYADPAPKAAPDIDVKAVKADLDQLQSIADANGGNRAHGKPGYKASVDFIKEKLDKAGFTTKIQEFDGGGTKGYNLVADWPGGDESKTVMAGAHLDSVPAGPGINDNGSGSAGILEVALAVAKSGLKPTKHLRFGWWGDEEDGMVGSQAYVDKLGADKSKIDSYLNFDMIGSPNPGYYVYDDDTRLEKVLKDFYAKKNITTEKDTEGDGRSDHASFKEAGIPVGGFFSGADYIKTEKQAKDWGGEAGKAFDACYHQACDTTKNIDDKSLDTNTDAIANAIWELSS from the coding sequence GTGACTCGTTCCACCCGAATACGCCGGGCCGCGCTGGCCTCGGGCGCCGTCACCGCCCTCGCCGCCACCCTCTTCACCGCGGCAGGCGCCTACGCCGACCCCGCGCCGAAGGCCGCCCCCGACATCGACGTCAAGGCCGTCAAGGCCGATCTGGACCAGCTCCAGTCGATCGCCGACGCCAACGGCGGCAACCGCGCCCACGGGAAGCCGGGATACAAGGCGTCCGTCGACTTCATCAAGGAGAAGCTGGACAAGGCCGGCTTCACCACGAAGATCCAGGAGTTCGACGGCGGCGGCACCAAGGGCTACAACCTCGTCGCCGACTGGCCGGGCGGCGACGAGAGCAAGACCGTGATGGCCGGCGCCCACCTGGACTCGGTCCCCGCGGGCCCCGGCATCAACGACAACGGCTCCGGCTCGGCCGGCATCCTCGAGGTGGCGCTCGCCGTCGCCAAGTCGGGCCTCAAGCCCACCAAGCACCTGCGGTTCGGCTGGTGGGGCGACGAAGAGGACGGCATGGTCGGCTCGCAGGCCTATGTCGACAAGCTCGGCGCCGACAAGTCGAAGATCGACTCGTACCTCAACTTCGACATGATCGGTTCGCCGAACCCGGGCTACTACGTCTACGACGACGACACCCGCCTGGAGAAGGTCCTCAAGGACTTCTACGCCAAGAAGAACATCACCACCGAGAAGGACACCGAGGGCGACGGCCGCTCGGACCACGCCTCCTTCAAGGAAGCGGGCATCCCGGTCGGCGGCTTCTTCTCCGGCGCGGACTACATCAAGACCGAGAAGCAGGCGAAGGACTGGGGCGGCGAGGCGGGCAAGGCGTTCGACGCCTGCTACCACCAGGCCTGCGACACCACGAAGAACATCGACGACAAGTCGCTGGACACCAACACGGACGCCATCGCCAACGCCATATGGGAGCTCAGCTCCTGA